The following proteins are co-located in the Bosea sp. AS-1 genome:
- a CDS encoding LamG-like jellyroll fold domain-containing protein, whose product MSGSVGLFTRVTQRFASRRARRASRDRKPSSPSAQMIFETLEPRLLLAADPLGITAGYAFDEVSGTVAADASGHGLSGTLTNGPTFSAGKYGNAVALDGVNDFVNLGNPTALQLTGSMTVSAWVYVSAFPSDDAAVVSKRTSAESGYQLDLTKDTGPRTIGFKLTTNTGGAMFRYGATPLQLNTWYHIAGVYNAANQTLDVYLNGALDNGQLTGTVSSSQQNSTANVNIGRRAGNTGFEFSGRIDDVRIADHVLTQAQIQTDMTTPLGGTTPPPQDTTPPTVGLTPPASILSKTVNLAATASDNIGVVGVKFLLDANTTIGAEDTTSPYGVSWNTTTVSNGAHTITAQARDAAGNITTSTAAAVVVDNQAPTGTIVINGGASATNSTAVTLALTATDAVTSVTQMRFSNNGTSFSTAEAFASSKTWTLSSGAGTKTVYVQFSDAAGNWSTAVTDTIVLDTTAPTISARTATNITGNSAQITWTSNEAATSRVEYGLTTSYGATTTLDPTLVTAHSVALAGLASNTTYNYRVRSIDAAGNEAISANSTFKTAAAADTTPPSTPNGLTATAVSTTQINLSWNASTDNVAVTGYQVFRNNTQVGTSATTTFNDTGLSPGTTYSYTVRAVDAAANPSGQSAPASTTTLVPDTVPPSASITAPTGASPLSGTVTISAAASDNIGVGGVTFLVDNVAIGGGEDKTAPYSVSWDTTTVANGTHTIVARARDTSNNTTDSTPVTVTVSNTQIAGLAAAYSFDEGVGATAYDSSGQGNTATLANGVAWVAGQHGKAASFDGVNDYITIPNSASTNISGNALTLSMWINPQPLATGDSVVIGKFWNTSMSSPYYQYGLELGGGNKTDFYIGTSSGPRVAMAGTTLPFNQWTYLAVTFDGAQVRTYVNGTLVNTQALSASITARGNAMNIGADASTAQFQKGLLDDVRIYNRVLTQTQIQSDMAAPVGGPITGAPQVSIDFPANGAQVNGIVNVTADATDDTGIASVQFYIDGIATGAPDAAAPYALAWDTRTASNGSHTITALAVDIDGHVASSAPIAVNVANASYFQNEILATGFDLPTAIKFLPDGRMLVAELAGKIKVLPAPYTTPDPTLFLQLSNIGSAGVQQGIYDIALDPNFNTNHYYYVFYTLGSPNVDRFSRFTANATLTGTVAGSEFVIYQDTEIANAEHHGGAINFSNDGKILITTGEHFNAGEAQDLTKPRGKILRFNMDGTVPTDNPFYDGAGPHFDAIWALGLRNPFRAYYDAPTGRLIIGDVGGNTYSTAIEEIDIGAKGANYGWPNVETPDGNPAYTAPAYYYPHNGRDAAVVAGFVYHGTQFPSEYQGSFFFADYTQNWIKRLTFDANGNVTGVFNFEPPDGSVDGPYGDIVYLTEGPDGALYYVDLGYSDISGTFGVSKIRRIEFIDSNLPPVAAASASPTQGPTPLTVNFSSAGSSDPEGQPLSYSWNFGDGTTSTEANPSHTYAVAGPYQARLTVSDGTNSTLSTPIAVSAGNRPAVTITSPADGVLFRAGDVISFSGAATDVEDGTLPASAYTWNIDFLHEGHVHPGIPITGVTSGTFTIPTSGHDFSGFTRYRITLTVTDSSGLQSSQALTIFPDKVNLNFATAPAGVTLYLDGVARTAPFTYDTLIGFNHEIEARNATVGSTTYNFASWSDGGTQDHIIVVPAGGATYTATYNVVTAPAPLAFVQTNSATPQTNQTQVAVPYTKAQVAGDTNILVIGWNNATSNITSVTDSAGNVYQLAVPTVRGSGISQAIYYAKNIKAAAAGANTVTVTFNTSTQFVDLRALEYSGLDPVNPFDVGASASGTSSSANSGAVSTTAARELIFGAGTTTGGFSAAGSGFTTRIITSPDLDIAEDRFVTTTGSYSATASLAGSAAWVMQVATFKAAG is encoded by the coding sequence ATGTCGGGTTCTGTCGGCTTGTTCACCCGAGTGACGCAGCGCTTCGCCAGCCGGCGTGCTCGACGAGCAAGTAGAGACAGAAAACCCTCTTCGCCATCCGCGCAGATGATCTTTGAAACGCTCGAGCCACGGCTGCTGCTGGCTGCCGACCCTCTCGGCATCACGGCCGGCTACGCCTTCGACGAAGTCTCTGGCACCGTTGCGGCGGACGCATCGGGCCATGGCCTCTCCGGCACGCTGACGAACGGCCCTACTTTCTCCGCGGGAAAATACGGAAACGCCGTGGCACTCGACGGCGTGAACGACTTCGTGAATCTCGGTAACCCGACTGCGCTGCAACTCACCGGCAGCATGACCGTCAGCGCCTGGGTCTATGTCAGCGCGTTTCCCTCTGACGACGCGGCTGTTGTCTCCAAGCGCACCTCGGCTGAATCCGGCTATCAGCTCGATCTCACCAAGGACACGGGCCCGCGCACCATCGGCTTCAAGCTCACGACCAACACCGGCGGGGCGATGTTTCGCTACGGTGCAACGCCCCTGCAGCTCAACACATGGTATCATATCGCCGGTGTCTACAACGCCGCCAACCAGACGCTGGACGTCTATCTCAACGGCGCCCTCGACAACGGCCAACTGACCGGCACCGTCAGCAGTTCCCAGCAGAATTCGACGGCGAACGTGAACATCGGCCGCCGTGCGGGCAATACGGGCTTCGAGTTCTCCGGGCGGATAGACGACGTCCGCATCGCCGATCACGTGCTGACGCAAGCGCAGATCCAGACGGATATGACGACCCCGCTCGGCGGAACCACGCCGCCGCCGCAGGATACGACCCCGCCGACCGTGGGGTTGACGCCGCCGGCATCGATCCTCTCGAAGACGGTGAACCTTGCAGCCACGGCCTCCGACAATATCGGCGTGGTCGGCGTGAAGTTCCTGCTCGATGCCAACACGACGATCGGTGCCGAGGATACCACATCGCCCTATGGCGTTTCCTGGAATACGACGACCGTATCGAACGGCGCTCACACCATCACGGCGCAGGCGCGCGACGCTGCCGGCAACATCACCACATCGACTGCGGCTGCAGTTGTCGTCGACAATCAGGCGCCGACCGGGACTATCGTCATCAACGGAGGGGCGAGTGCAACCAACAGCACCGCCGTCACGCTCGCACTGACCGCAACCGATGCGGTTACATCGGTCACGCAAATGCGGTTCTCCAACAACGGCACTTCATTTTCGACCGCCGAGGCGTTCGCATCCTCTAAGACATGGACGCTCTCCAGCGGAGCCGGGACCAAGACCGTCTATGTCCAGTTCAGCGATGCCGCCGGCAATTGGTCGACCGCCGTCACCGATACCATCGTCCTCGATACGACGGCTCCGACGATTTCGGCGCGGACGGCGACCAACATCACGGGCAATTCGGCGCAAATCACCTGGACGAGCAACGAGGCGGCGACTTCCCGCGTCGAGTACGGACTCACGACCAGCTACGGCGCGACGACGACGCTTGATCCGACTCTGGTGACGGCGCACAGCGTCGCGCTCGCCGGTCTGGCCTCAAACACGACCTATAATTACCGCGTCCGCTCGATCGACGCCGCCGGCAACGAGGCGATCAGTGCGAACAGCACGTTCAAAACCGCTGCTGCAGCCGATACGACGCCCCCCTCGACCCCGAACGGCCTCACGGCTACCGCCGTTTCGACCACACAAATCAACCTCTCGTGGAATGCTTCGACGGACAATGTCGCGGTCACGGGCTATCAGGTCTTCCGCAACAACACGCAGGTTGGAACGTCTGCCACAACCACGTTCAACGATACCGGCCTGTCGCCGGGAACCACGTATAGCTACACTGTACGCGCAGTGGATGCGGCCGCGAATCCTTCGGGGCAATCGGCGCCTGCGAGCACTACTACGCTCGTGCCTGACACGGTTCCGCCATCAGCCAGCATCACAGCGCCGACAGGAGCCTCGCCGCTCTCCGGCACGGTGACGATCAGCGCCGCTGCATCCGACAACATCGGCGTTGGCGGCGTGACCTTCCTGGTCGACAACGTCGCGATCGGTGGGGGCGAAGATAAGACGGCTCCGTATAGTGTCAGCTGGGACACGACCACTGTCGCCAACGGAACCCACACGATCGTCGCACGCGCTCGCGACACATCCAATAACACCACGGACTCGACCCCCGTCACCGTGACGGTATCCAATACGCAGATCGCCGGCTTGGCGGCCGCCTATTCGTTCGACGAGGGCGTTGGCGCGACCGCCTACGATTCCTCCGGCCAGGGAAACACGGCGACGCTGGCCAATGGAGTTGCGTGGGTGGCAGGCCAGCACGGCAAGGCGGCGAGCTTTGACGGCGTCAACGACTACATCACGATCCCGAACTCCGCCTCGACCAATATTTCCGGCAACGCGCTGACCTTGTCGATGTGGATCAATCCCCAGCCGCTGGCGACCGGCGATTCCGTCGTGATCGGCAAGTTCTGGAATACCTCGATGTCCTCGCCCTACTATCAGTATGGCTTGGAACTCGGCGGCGGCAACAAAACCGACTTTTACATCGGAACGAGCAGCGGGCCGCGCGTCGCCATGGCGGGCACCACGCTACCGTTCAACCAGTGGACCTATCTTGCCGTCACCTTCGATGGCGCGCAGGTGCGGACCTATGTCAATGGCACCCTCGTCAACACGCAGGCGCTCTCTGCATCCATTACGGCTCGCGGCAACGCCATGAACATCGGAGCGGATGCCTCGACCGCCCAATTCCAGAAGGGATTGCTCGACGACGTGCGCATCTACAACCGCGTGCTGACACAGACACAGATTCAGTCGGATATGGCCGCACCGGTGGGAGGCCCGATCACCGGAGCTCCGCAGGTGTCGATCGATTTCCCGGCCAATGGCGCGCAGGTGAACGGCATCGTCAATGTGACAGCCGATGCAACCGACGACACCGGCATCGCGAGCGTCCAGTTCTATATCGATGGCATCGCCACGGGCGCCCCTGATGCGGCCGCTCCCTACGCGCTCGCCTGGGATACGCGAACGGCGAGCAATGGCTCGCACACGATCACGGCCCTCGCCGTCGATATCGACGGCCATGTGGCGTCGTCAGCGCCGATCGCCGTGAATGTCGCGAACGCCAGCTATTTCCAGAACGAAATTCTCGCCACAGGCTTCGATCTCCCGACCGCGATCAAGTTCCTTCCCGATGGCCGCATGCTGGTGGCCGAACTGGCGGGCAAGATCAAGGTCTTGCCGGCGCCCTATACAACACCCGATCCGACGCTATTCCTGCAGCTGAGCAATATCGGCTCGGCCGGCGTGCAGCAAGGGATCTATGACATCGCCCTTGATCCCAACTTCAACACGAACCATTACTATTACGTCTTCTATACATTGGGGTCGCCGAACGTCGACCGCTTCTCGCGGTTTACTGCAAATGCGACATTGACCGGGACGGTCGCCGGCAGCGAATTCGTCATCTATCAGGATACGGAGATCGCCAATGCCGAACACCATGGCGGCGCGATCAACTTCAGCAACGACGGCAAGATCCTCATCACCACCGGCGAGCACTTCAACGCAGGCGAGGCGCAGGATCTGACAAAACCGCGCGGCAAGATCCTGCGCTTCAACATGGACGGCACGGTACCGACCGACAACCCCTTCTATGATGGCGCAGGCCCGCATTTCGACGCGATATGGGCGCTCGGACTCCGCAACCCCTTCCGGGCCTATTACGACGCGCCGACCGGGCGCCTGATCATTGGCGATGTCGGCGGGAATACCTATTCCACCGCGATCGAAGAGATCGATATCGGCGCGAAGGGCGCCAATTACGGATGGCCCAACGTCGAAACGCCTGACGGCAATCCCGCCTACACGGCGCCAGCCTATTACTATCCGCACAATGGGCGCGACGCCGCCGTCGTTGCGGGGTTCGTCTATCATGGGACGCAATTCCCCAGCGAATACCAGGGCAGCTTCTTCTTCGCCGACTACACGCAGAATTGGATCAAGCGCCTGACCTTCGACGCCAATGGCAATGTCACCGGCGTTTTCAACTTCGAACCGCCGGACGGATCCGTCGATGGCCCCTACGGCGATATCGTCTATCTGACGGAAGGCCCCGACGGCGCGCTCTACTATGTCGATCTCGGCTATTCCGATATCAGCGGCACGTTCGGCGTGAGCAAGATCCGCCGCATCGAGTTCATCGATTCAAACCTGCCTCCGGTGGCGGCCGCTTCCGCCTCGCCTACCCAGGGGCCGACCCCGCTCACCGTGAACTTCTCCAGCGCCGGCTCTTCCGATCCGGAGGGGCAGCCATTGTCCTATTCGTGGAATTTCGGAGACGGCACGACATCGACCGAAGCCAACCCATCGCACACCTATGCTGTCGCGGGCCCATATCAGGCTCGCCTCACGGTCTCCGATGGAACCAATTCGACACTCTCCACGCCCATCGCAGTCAGCGCCGGCAATCGTCCCGCCGTGACCATCACCTCGCCGGCCGACGGTGTGCTGTTCAGGGCGGGCGATGTCATTTCCTTCAGTGGGGCTGCGACCGACGTCGAGGATGGGACCCTGCCCGCCAGCGCTTATACTTGGAACATCGACTTCCTCCATGAAGGGCACGTGCATCCGGGCATCCCTATCACCGGCGTGACCAGCGGCACCTTCACGATCCCGACCTCCGGGCATGATTTCAGCGGCTTCACCCGGTACCGGATCACGCTCACTGTCACGGATTCCAGCGGGTTACAGTCGAGCCAGGCGCTGACCATCTTCCCGGACAAGGTCAATCTCAACTTTGCGACGGCGCCCGCCGGTGTGACGCTCTATCTCGACGGTGTCGCGCGCACGGCGCCGTTCACATACGACACGCTGATCGGCTTCAATCACGAGATCGAGGCGCGCAACGCGACGGTCGGGTCGACCACCTACAACTTCGCCTCATGGTCCGATGGCGGCACGCAGGATCACATCATCGTCGTACCGGCCGGCGGGGCCACCTATACGGCGACCTACAACGTGGTCACCGCGCCTGCGCCCTTGGCTTTCGTGCAAACGAACTCGGCCACGCCGCAAACCAATCAGACGCAGGTCGCGGTCCCCTATACGAAAGCGCAAGTGGCCGGGGACACCAATATCCTCGTCATCGGTTGGAACAACGCCACCTCCAACATCACGTCGGTCACCGACTCTGCGGGCAACGTCTATCAGCTCGCTGTTCCGACCGTACGCGGAAGCGGGATCAGCCAGGCCATCTATTACGCGAAGAACATCAAGGCTGCCGCCGCAGGGGCCAATACGGTGACGGTGACCTTCAATACTTCCACGCAGTTCGTCGATCTCCGCGCGCTCGAATATAGTGGCCTCGACCCCGTCAACCCGTTCGATGTCGGTGCATCGGCGTCGGGCACGAGCAGTTCGGCGAATAGCGGTGCGGTCAGCACGACGGCTGCGCGCGAACTTATCTTCGGTGCAGGAACAACGACGGGAGGATTCTCTGCGGCCGGGAGCGGCTTCACCACGCGCATCATCACGTCACCGGATCTCGACATTGCCGAAGACCGGTTCGTAACGACAACCGGGAGCTACAGCGCTACCGCATCGCTCGCGGGATCCGCGGCCTGGGTGATGCAAGTGGCGACGTTCAAGGCCGCGGGCTAG